A window of the Brassica napus cultivar Da-Ae chromosome C5, Da-Ae, whole genome shotgun sequence genome harbors these coding sequences:
- the LOC106400448 gene encoding H/ACA ribonucleoprotein complex non-core subunit NAF1 yields the protein MVGFPAKQPIEEGEELPIDQDSKVKTFKDAVDFPSIDSYLDFDSCNWLGNNPSIEEFGVKDTDFDFFEDDMEEEGIGQGAVAVGEENQNTVLPELCGGVTEEDIEAAEPALKELETAVSDKSKPMEDVSASVDCPTMKKTDVSLALGLEKVSLNMGDDEAKGKSISIAESESEASSSSSSSSSSSEEEEEEESDDEEDSEEEEEEEEKCEDEKMVIVKEDGVAGELEEGEIESADEVEEDSDDDDEDEVNEMIAWSNDEDDDLGLQTKDPIRSKNELKDLPPVPAVDVSLEPHHVTLPVGVVLSVMSTQVIVEGMEQHSPLTEGSILWITERRTPLGLVDEIFGPVKCPYYIVRFNSESEVPEGVSQGTPVSFVADFAQHILNIKELQKKGYDASGDNDEEIPDELEFSDDEKEAEYRRMQKMEKRGMVNDQKNGNARNKKKKNRDHHGSSSSLSSNRCDPQMGGPVSNHHQPRPQMDGFPPNNGGAPWRPQSNQQNQFQLPPMANQMGMPNLGPMQMPMMGMQNQNQMMFPPQFNGGQMPMPMPMPGGLNFFPGQGSAPWPALNCFNQQQFGGMGRGIQHPQLPNMFASQGFQMQQPQSQMQRPPQFQMQPQFQTRPQYQMMNSNRPPSPMNPQFQMQPQSEIRPQSQVPQRSPTNQESPVQEQSQGFSNGQSSERGRGHRGGRGRGRGRGRGRFGRGRGRGRQQSG from the exons ATGGTTGGGTTTCCAGCTAAACAACCtattgaagaaggagaagagctACCAATCGATCAAGACTCCAAGGTGAAAACTTTCAAGGACGCTGTTGACTTCCCTTCCATCGACTCCTATCTCGATTTCGACTCCTGCAACTGGCTTGGGAATAATCCGAGCATTGAGGAGTTTGGCGTTAAAGATACCGACTTTGACTTCTTCGAGGACGACATGGAGGAGGAGGGGATCGGACAAGGAGCTGTTGCTGTCGGAGAGGAGAATCAGAACACGGTTCTGCCTGAGCTTTGTGGTGGTGTGACTGAGGAGGATATTGAGGCAGCTGAACCAGCTTTGAAAGAGTTGGAAACTGCTGTTTCTGACAAGTCTAAGCCGATGGAAGATGTGTCTGCGTCTGTTGATTGTCCCACCATGAAGAAAACAGATGTGAGTTTGGCTTTAGGGTTGGAGAAGGTTAGTTTGAACATGGGTGATGATGAGGCCAAGGGGAAAAGTATTAGTATTGCTGAGTCTGAGAGCGAAGCCTCGAGCTCTTCTTCATCTAGTAGTAGTAGcagtgaggaagaagaagaagaagagagtgatgatgaggaggatagtgaagaagaagaagaagaggaagagaagtgTGAAGATGAGAAGATGGTCATTGTGAAAGAGGATGGTGTGGCAGGGGAGCTTGAAGAGGGCGAGATAGAGAGTGCAGATGAGGTTGAAGAAGATAGTGATGATGACGACGAAGATGAAGTGAATGAGATGATTGCTTGGAGCAATGATGAGGATGATGACCTCGGTTTGCAAACAAAAGACCCTATACGGTCTAAGAATGAGCTCAAG GATCTTCCTCCAGTTCCAGCTGTGGATGTCTCTCTGGAACCTCATCATGTCACGCTCCCTGTTGGAGTTGTTCTTTCG GTGATGAGCACACAAGTGATAGTCGAGGGAATGGAACAGCACAGTCCTTTGACCGAAGGTTCTATCCTATGGATTACTGAAAGAAGAACTCCATTGGGACTGGTGGATGAGATCTTTGGACCTGTGAAGTGCCCTTACTATATCGTTCGGTTCAACTCAGAGAGCGAGGTGCCAGAGGGGGTTAGCCAAGGCACGCCCGTCTCGTTCGTCGCGGACTTTGCTCAGCACATTCTCAACATCAAGGAGCTGCAGAAGAAAGGCTACGATGCGTCTGGAGATAACGACGAGGAGATACCAGACGAGCTTGAGTTCTCGGATGATGAGAAAGAAGCTGAGTACAGAAGAATGCAGAAGATGGAGAAGAGAGGGATGGTTAATGACCAAAAGAACGGTAACgcaagaaacaagaagaagaagaacagagaCCACCATGGATCTAGCAGCTCTCTATCCTCAAACCGTTGTGATCCTCAGATGGGTGGTCCGGTTTCGAATCATCATCAGCCAAGGCCTCAGATGGATGGTTTTCCTCCAAACAATGGCGGCGCTCCATGGAGACCGCAGAGTAATCAGCAGAATCAATTTCAGCTTCCTCCTATGGCTAATCAGATGGGAATGCCCAATCTAGGTCCAATGCAGATGCCTATGATGGGAATGCAAAATCAGAATCAGATGATGTTCCCACCACAGTTCAATGGTGGTCAGATGCCGATGCCAATGCCAATGCCTGGTGGGTTGAACTTTTTTCCAGGACAGGGCTCAGCGCCATGGCCTGCATTAAACTGTTTCAACCAACAACAGTTCGGTGGGATGGGAAGGGGTATTCAGCATCCGCAGTTACCTAATATGTTTGCTTCTCAAGGTTTTCAAATGCAGCAGCCGCAGTCCCAAATGCAGCGGCCACCACAGTTCCAGATGCAACCACAGTTCCAAACTCGCCCGCAGTACCAGATGATGAACAGCAACAGGCCACCTTCTCCAATGAACCCGCAGTTCCAGATGCAGCCACAGTCTGAGATACGGCCACAATCTCAAGTTCCGCAGCGCTCACCAACTAACCAGGAGTCCCCAGTGCAAGAACAGTCTCAAGGGTTTAGCAACGGGCAGTCTTCTGAACGGGGAAGGGGCCACCGTGGTGGTCGTGGCAGGGGTAGAGGTAGGGGTCGTGGTAGGTTTGGACGTGGACGAGGTCGTGGGCGGCAACAGTCTGGATGA
- the LOC106398156 gene encoding secretory carrier-associated membrane protein 2 isoform X2 encodes MARQDPNPFADEETNPFADNKSVPPASNSSYLKPLPPEPHDRGATVDIPLDSSQDLRAKEMELQAKENELKRKEQELKRREDAIARTGVVIEEKNWPEFFPLIHHDITNEIPIHLQKIQYVAFATLLGLIACLLWNIVAVTVAWINGGGPTIWLLSIIYFISGVPGAYVLWYRPLYRATRTDSALKFGTFFLFYLFHIAFCGFAAVAPPVVFRGKSLTGFLPAFEFLTTNAVVGILYFIGAGFFCIETLLNIWLIQQVYAYFRGSGKAAQMKREATNSMVRAL; translated from the exons ATGGCACGACAAGATCCTAATCCATTTGCTGATGAAGAGACCAATCCTTTTGCG GATAATAAAAGTGTTCCTCCTGCAAGCAACTCCTCCTATCTCAAGCCGCTTCCACCTGAACCTCATGATCGTGGTGCAACAGTCGATATCCCTTTGGATTCCAGCCAG GATCTTCGAGCTAAAGAGATGGAACTTCAGGCTAAGGAGAACGAACTGAAACGTAAAGAGCAG GAGCttaaaagaagagaagatgCAATAGCGCGAA CTGGAGTTGTCATTGAGGAGAAGAATTGGCCAGAGTTTTTCCCTCTAATTCATCATGACATTACTAACGAGATTCCTATTCATTTACAGAAGATACAATATGTCGCATTCGCCACATTGTTAG GGTTGATAGCATGCCTCTTGTGGAATATTGTGGCAGTAACTGTAGCTTGGATCAATGGAGGAG GTCCGACTATATGGCTTCTCTCAATCATCTACTTCATTTCTGGTGTCCCTGGGGCTTACGTCTTATGGTATCGTCCTCTTTACCGAGCTACCAG AACTGATAGTGCCCTGAAGTTTGGaactttcttcttgttttactTG TTTCACATTGCGTTCTGCGGCTTTGCTGCAGTTGCTCCACCAGTCGTCTTTCGAGGAAAGTCCCTCAC AGGTTTCTTACCAGCATTTGAGTTTCTAACTACTAATGCTGTGGTCGGG ATATTGTATTTCATTGGGGCGGGCTTCTTCTGCATCGAAACACTTCTCAATATATGGCTGATTCAGCAAGTATATGCATACTTCCGAGGGAGTGGCAAAGCTGCACAGATGAAGCGTGAAGCTACAAACTCGATGGTGCGTGCACTATGA
- the LOC106398156 gene encoding secretory carrier-associated membrane protein 2 isoform X1, giving the protein MARQDPNPFADEETNPFADNKSVPPASNSSYLKPLPPEPHDRGATVDIPLDSSQVPPYLRYTFYILPFNVCSKSGFCLKDLRAKEMELQAKENELKRKEQELKRREDAIARTGVVIEEKNWPEFFPLIHHDITNEIPIHLQKIQYVAFATLLGLIACLLWNIVAVTVAWINGGGPTIWLLSIIYFISGVPGAYVLWYRPLYRATRTDSALKFGTFFLFYLFHIAFCGFAAVAPPVVFRGKSLTGFLPAFEFLTTNAVVGILYFIGAGFFCIETLLNIWLIQQVYAYFRGSGKAAQMKREATNSMVRAL; this is encoded by the exons ATGGCACGACAAGATCCTAATCCATTTGCTGATGAAGAGACCAATCCTTTTGCG GATAATAAAAGTGTTCCTCCTGCAAGCAACTCCTCCTATCTCAAGCCGCTTCCACCTGAACCTCATGATCGTGGTGCAACAGTCGATATCCCTTTGGATTCCAGCCAGGTACCACCATATCTTCGATATACCTTCTACATTTTGCCTTTCAATGTTTGCTCAAAATCTGGTTTCTGTTTGAAGGATCTTCGAGCTAAAGAGATGGAACTTCAGGCTAAGGAGAACGAACTGAAACGTAAAGAGCAG GAGCttaaaagaagagaagatgCAATAGCGCGAA CTGGAGTTGTCATTGAGGAGAAGAATTGGCCAGAGTTTTTCCCTCTAATTCATCATGACATTACTAACGAGATTCCTATTCATTTACAGAAGATACAATATGTCGCATTCGCCACATTGTTAG GGTTGATAGCATGCCTCTTGTGGAATATTGTGGCAGTAACTGTAGCTTGGATCAATGGAGGAG GTCCGACTATATGGCTTCTCTCAATCATCTACTTCATTTCTGGTGTCCCTGGGGCTTACGTCTTATGGTATCGTCCTCTTTACCGAGCTACCAG AACTGATAGTGCCCTGAAGTTTGGaactttcttcttgttttactTG TTTCACATTGCGTTCTGCGGCTTTGCTGCAGTTGCTCCACCAGTCGTCTTTCGAGGAAAGTCCCTCAC AGGTTTCTTACCAGCATTTGAGTTTCTAACTACTAATGCTGTGGTCGGG ATATTGTATTTCATTGGGGCGGGCTTCTTCTGCATCGAAACACTTCTCAATATATGGCTGATTCAGCAAGTATATGCATACTTCCGAGGGAGTGGCAAAGCTGCACAGATGAAGCGTGAAGCTACAAACTCGATGGTGCGTGCACTATGA
- the LOC106400449 gene encoding pentatricopeptide repeat-containing protein At1g03560, mitochondrial, whose product MRRLSRKPFSVTPLNRPLSSSKCFYLHKGGDFLSSEGSKSVRWLFSGGSSLPPPEWIEPFNDVSDLVNSSRSLNPSPWVSQILNLLDGSESMESNLDAFCRKFLIRLSPNFVTFVLESDEVREKRHHVVAWRFFNWAGKQKKYAHKLECYVSLVDVLAIAKDVDRIRILCGELRPKEFALSVCSANELIKSFGKLGMVEELLWVWRKMKENNIEPTLYTYNFLMNGLVSSTFIDSAERVFEAMESGRIKPDVVTYNTMIKGYCKAGQTQKAMEKVRDMETRGVDADKITYMTLIQACYADSDFTSCVALYQEMDEKGINVPPHAYSLVIGGLCKEGKLNEGCAVFENMIRKGTKPNVAVYTVLIDGYVKFGSVEDGLRLLGRMMREGFEPDVVTYSVVVNGLCKNGRVEEALGYYKTCRFKGLAVNSMLYSSLIDGLGKAGRVDEAERLFEEMGCSRDSYCYNALIDAFTKSGKVDEALTLFKRMEEEEGCDQTVYTYTILISGMFKERRNEEALKLWEMMIDKGITPTAACFRALSTGLCLSGKVGRACKILDELAPMGVILDAACEDMINTLCKAGRIKEACRLADGITERGREVPGRIRTVMINALRKVGKSDLAMKLMHSKIGIGYERMGSVKRRVKFRTLLESFDHDF is encoded by the coding sequence ATGCGAAGACTTTCCCGGAAACCCTTTTCCGTCACTCCTCTGAATCGTCCGCTTAGCTCTTCAAAATGCTTCTATCTGCACAAAGGCGGAGACTTTTTGTCGTCGGAAGGTTCAAAAAGTGTCAGGTGGCTGTTCAGTGGCGGCAGCTCACTTCCTCCTCCGGAATGGATTGAGCCCTTCAACGACGTCTCCGATCTAGTGAACTCGTCTCGTAGCCTCAACCCGTCTCCATGGGTGAGCCAAATTCTCAACCTTTTAGACGGTTCGGAGTCAATGGAATCGAATCTCGACGCCTTCTGCCGTAAGTTCCTCATCAGACTCTCCCCAAATTTCGTCACTTTCGTGTTGGAATCGGACGAGGTTCGCGAGAAAAGACATCACGTTGTCGCTTGGCGGTTCTTTAATTGGGCTGGTAAGCAGAAGAAGTATGCTCATAAGCTAGAGTGTTACGTCTCATTAGTTGATGTTTTGGCTATTGCAAAAGATGTGGATAGGATTAGGATTCTCTGTGGTGAGTTGAGACCAAAAGAGTTTGCTTTGAGTGTTTGTTCTGCTAATGAGCTGATTAAGAGCTTTGGGAAGCTTGGAATGGTGGAGGAGTTATTATGGGTGTGGCGCAAGATGAAGGAGAATAACATTGAGCCTACTTTGTATACTTACAACTTCTTGATGAACGGTTTAGTCAGCTCTACGTTCATTGATTCCGCGGAGCGTGTTTTCGAGGCTATGGAGAGCGGGAGGATCAAACCAGACGTAGTGACGTACAACACGATGATTAAAGGTTATTGTAAAGCAGGACAGACGCAGAAAGCTATGGAGAAGGTTAGAGATATGGAGACGAGAGGTGTTGATGCTGATAAGATCACTTACATGACTTTGATCCAGGCGTGTTACGCTGATAGCGACTTTACCTCTTGCGTGGCTTTGTATCAAGAGATGGACGAGAAGGGGATTAACGTCCCTCCTCACGCGTATAGTTTAGTCATCGGAGGGCTTTGCAAAGAAGGGAAGTTGAACGAAGGGTGTGCTGTTTTCGAGAACATGATCAGGAAAGGAACTAAACCGAATGTTGCTGTATACACTGTTTTGATAGACGGTTATGTGAAGTTCGGAAGCGTTGAAGACGGGCTAAGGCTTTTGGGGAGGATGATGAGAGAAGGGTTTGAGCCCGACGTGGTGACTTATTCGGTTGTTGTGAATGGTTTGTGTAAGAACGGGAGAGTGGAAGAGGCCTTGGGGTATTACAAGACGTGTCGGTTCAAAGGTTTGGCTGTTAACTCGATGCTTTACTCTAGTCTTATAGACGGTTTGGGAAAAGCGGGGAGGGTAGATGAAGCTGAGAGGCTTTTCGAAGAGATGGGATGCAGTAGAGACTCGTACTGTTACAACGCGCTCATCGACGCGTTCACTAAGTCAGGGAAGGTGGATGAAGCGTTAACGTTGTTCAAGAGGATGGAGgaggaagaaggctgtgaccaaacggttTATACGTACACCATACTCATCTCGGGGATGTTTAAAGAGCGTAGGAACGAAGAGGCGTTGAAGCTTTGGGAGATGATGATAGACAAGGGGATTACGCCGACCGCAGCTTGCTTTAGAGCTTTGTCGACAGGACTTTGTTTGTCAGGGAAAGTGGGGAGAGCGTGTAAGATTTTGGATGAGTTAGCTCCCATGGGTGTGATTCTCGATGCGGCGTGTGAGGATATGATTAACACGCTGTGTAAAGCTGGGAGGATCAAGGAGGCTTGTAGGTTGGCTGATGGGATCACTGAGAGAGGGAGGGAAGTACCTGGGAGGATCCGTACTGTTATGATCAATGCTTTGAGGAAAGTTGGGAAGTCGGATTTGGCTATGAAGCTGATGCATAGCAAGATTGGGATTGGGTATGAGAGGATGGGGAGTGTTAAGAGGCGTGTCAAGTTTAGAACTTTGCTTGAAAGCTTTGATCATGACTTTTAA
- the LOC106400451 gene encoding probable protein phosphatase 2C 1 isoform X1, whose protein sequence is MGGCVSKSNEEPMYRPCLGMGCCGSKMGRRTSSGRIVSLNNLVSIPNRITSNGKSKSSCIFTQQGRKGVNQDSMIVWEDFMSKDVTFCGVFDGHGPHGHLVSRKVRESLPVRILSFLQSKPSKSDSQEADKEEEEEEASEEDKLKLLWEEAFLKAFSAMDKELRSHPNVECFCSGSTAVTVIKQVILMTTKDLFVSKDWFLMCFDVFQGSNLFMGNIGDSRAILGSKDSNDSLVATQLTVDLKPDLPREAERIKQCKGRVFALEDEPEVPRVWLPYDNAPGLAMARAFGDFCLKDYGVISVPEFSHRVLTDRDQFIVLASDGVWDVLSNEEVVEVVASAPRRASAARLVVDAAAREWKLKYPTSKMDDCAVVCLFLDEKMDSDPSDYEEQGYYSSATNAVEESDESQVNAEPCLQRNVTVRASTEKEKKSEGEQNWSGLEGVTRVNSLVQLPRFSGEETKT, encoded by the exons ATGGGAGGTTGTGTGTCCAAGAGCAATGAAGAGCCAATGTACCGTCCCTGTCTCGGGATGGGATGTTGTGGGAGTAAAATGGGGAGGAGAACCTCTTCAGGCCGAATCGTTTCGCTTAACAACCTGGTCTCTATTCCCAACCGGATCACCAGCAACGGGAAGAGCAAGAGCTCTTGCATTTTCACTCAGCAGGGACGCAAGGGAGTTAATCAGGACTCAATGATCGTGTGGGAA GATTTTATGTCTAAAGATGTGACGTTTTGCGGCGTTTTTGATGGACACGGTCCTCATGGCCATCTTGTGTCTCGTAAAGTGAGAGAATCGTTGCCTGTGAGGATACTCTCTTTCCTTCAGTCGAAGCCAAGCAAATCAGATAGCCAAGAAGCTGacaaggaggaagaagaggaagaagctaGCGAGGAGGATAAGTTGAAGCTCTTATGGGAAGAAGCTTTCTTGAAAGCTTTCAGTGCTATGGATAAGGAGCTGCGTTCCCATCCTAATGTGGAGTGCTTCTGCAGCGGCAGCACTGCTGTTACAGTCATTAAACAGGTGATTTTGATGACAACAAAAGATCTTTTTGTTTCTAAGGATTGGTTTTTGATGTGTTTTGATGTGTTTCAGGGGTCAAACCTATTCATGGGAAACATTGGAGACTCTCGGGCAATACTTGGATCCAAAGACAGCAATGACTCATTGGTTGCAACTCAGCTAACAGTCGACTTGAAGCCTGACTTACCAA GGGAAGCAGAGAGGATCAAACAATGTAAAGGACGAGTGTTTGCGTTGGAAGACGAGCCAGAGGTGCCACGAGTCTGGCTACCATACGATAACGCTCCTGGACTAGCCATGGCTAGGGCGTTTGGTGACTTCTGTCTCAAAGACTACGGTGTGATTTCGGTTCCCGAGTTCTCTCACCGTGTTCTCACGGATAGAGATCAGTTCATTGTCTTGGCCTCAGATGGA GTATGGGATGTGCTAAGCAACGAAGAAGTGGTTGAAGTGGTGGCGTCAGCTCCAAGGCGAGCGTCAGCAGCTAGGCTAGTGGTGGATGCAGCTGCACGGGAGTGGAAACTGAAGTACCCGACTTCGAAAATGGACGACTGTGCGGTTGTGTGTTTGTTTCTAGACGAGAAGATGGACTCGGATCCATCAGACTACGAAGAGCAAGGTTACTACTCGTCAGCAACGAACGCGGTAGAGGAATCAGATGAAAGCCAGGTGAATGCAGAACCGTGTCTTCAGAGAAACGTCACAGTAAGGGCATcaacagagaaggagaaaaagagTGAAGGTGAACAGAACTGGTCGGGACTAGAAGGTGTTACTCGAGTGAACTCACTTGTTCAGCTTCCGAGATTCTCTGGAGAAGAAACTAAGACTTGA
- the LOC106400451 gene encoding probable protein phosphatase 2C 1 isoform X2: protein MGGCVSKSNEEPMYRPCLGMGCCGSKMGRRTSSGRIVSLNNLVSIPNRITSNGKSKSSCIFTQQGRKGVNQDSMIVWEDFMSKDVTFCGVFDGHGPHGHLVSRKVRESLPVRILSFLQSKPSKSDSQEADKEEEEEEASEEDKLKLLWEEAFLKAFSAMDKELRSHPNVECFCSGSTAVTVIKQGSNLFMGNIGDSRAILGSKDSNDSLVATQLTVDLKPDLPREAERIKQCKGRVFALEDEPEVPRVWLPYDNAPGLAMARAFGDFCLKDYGVISVPEFSHRVLTDRDQFIVLASDGVWDVLSNEEVVEVVASAPRRASAARLVVDAAAREWKLKYPTSKMDDCAVVCLFLDEKMDSDPSDYEEQGYYSSATNAVEESDESQVNAEPCLQRNVTVRASTEKEKKSEGEQNWSGLEGVTRVNSLVQLPRFSGEETKT, encoded by the exons ATGGGAGGTTGTGTGTCCAAGAGCAATGAAGAGCCAATGTACCGTCCCTGTCTCGGGATGGGATGTTGTGGGAGTAAAATGGGGAGGAGAACCTCTTCAGGCCGAATCGTTTCGCTTAACAACCTGGTCTCTATTCCCAACCGGATCACCAGCAACGGGAAGAGCAAGAGCTCTTGCATTTTCACTCAGCAGGGACGCAAGGGAGTTAATCAGGACTCAATGATCGTGTGGGAA GATTTTATGTCTAAAGATGTGACGTTTTGCGGCGTTTTTGATGGACACGGTCCTCATGGCCATCTTGTGTCTCGTAAAGTGAGAGAATCGTTGCCTGTGAGGATACTCTCTTTCCTTCAGTCGAAGCCAAGCAAATCAGATAGCCAAGAAGCTGacaaggaggaagaagaggaagaagctaGCGAGGAGGATAAGTTGAAGCTCTTATGGGAAGAAGCTTTCTTGAAAGCTTTCAGTGCTATGGATAAGGAGCTGCGTTCCCATCCTAATGTGGAGTGCTTCTGCAGCGGCAGCACTGCTGTTACAGTCATTAAACAG GGGTCAAACCTATTCATGGGAAACATTGGAGACTCTCGGGCAATACTTGGATCCAAAGACAGCAATGACTCATTGGTTGCAACTCAGCTAACAGTCGACTTGAAGCCTGACTTACCAA GGGAAGCAGAGAGGATCAAACAATGTAAAGGACGAGTGTTTGCGTTGGAAGACGAGCCAGAGGTGCCACGAGTCTGGCTACCATACGATAACGCTCCTGGACTAGCCATGGCTAGGGCGTTTGGTGACTTCTGTCTCAAAGACTACGGTGTGATTTCGGTTCCCGAGTTCTCTCACCGTGTTCTCACGGATAGAGATCAGTTCATTGTCTTGGCCTCAGATGGA GTATGGGATGTGCTAAGCAACGAAGAAGTGGTTGAAGTGGTGGCGTCAGCTCCAAGGCGAGCGTCAGCAGCTAGGCTAGTGGTGGATGCAGCTGCACGGGAGTGGAAACTGAAGTACCCGACTTCGAAAATGGACGACTGTGCGGTTGTGTGTTTGTTTCTAGACGAGAAGATGGACTCGGATCCATCAGACTACGAAGAGCAAGGTTACTACTCGTCAGCAACGAACGCGGTAGAGGAATCAGATGAAAGCCAGGTGAATGCAGAACCGTGTCTTCAGAGAAACGTCACAGTAAGGGCATcaacagagaaggagaaaaagagTGAAGGTGAACAGAACTGGTCGGGACTAGAAGGTGTTACTCGAGTGAACTCACTTGTTCAGCTTCCGAGATTCTCTGGAGAAGAAACTAAGACTTGA